A genomic window from Candidatus Liberibacter americanus str. Sao Paulo includes:
- a CDS encoding dual specificity protein phosphatase family protein, which translates to MKNTITIKKILMGILAILVISLISLGIFLYIRLNHSQNFHVVEPGVVYRSAQPDAKFIKHLWDEYGIKSIINLRNLNDNILYKEEETISKKLGIKLINFPISIPKGLNENEIIKLITLLKETPKPLLIHCKSGADRAGLASYLYLYFISKDQKANADKQLSIFYGHIPYFKTRKIDDALEISKNIKLNYIPALSETQK; encoded by the coding sequence ATGAAAAATACAATCACAATTAAAAAGATATTGATGGGTATATTAGCCATATTGGTTATATCTCTTATATCATTAGGAATATTTTTATATATAAGGCTCAATCACTCACAAAATTTCCATGTAGTAGAGCCTGGAGTTGTATACCGTTCTGCACAACCAGATGCTAAATTTATAAAGCACCTTTGGGATGAATATGGCATAAAATCTATCATAAATCTTCGCAATTTAAATGATAATATACTATATAAAGAGGAAGAAACTATTTCTAAAAAACTAGGAATAAAATTGATAAACTTCCCTATCTCAATACCTAAAGGATTGAATGAAAATGAGATAATAAAACTTATTACATTACTAAAAGAAACTCCTAAACCCCTTCTAATACATTGCAAATCCGGAGCAGACCGAGCAGGATTGGCATCCTATCTCTACCTATACTTTATATCAAAAGATCAAAAAGCAAATGCCGATAAACAACTTTCAATATTTTACGGCCATATACCATATTTCAAAACCCGCAAAATAGACGATGCTTTGGAAATAAGCAAGAATATAAAACTAAACTATATCCCCGCTCTATCAGAAACACAGAAGTAA
- a CDS encoding homoserine dehydrogenase → MKDVLKIGVAGLGTVGSSLIKLIRSNVDRLRISCGSLIVISAVSARNRNIDRGVDIVNIEWFDDPLDMAEKAEIDVFVELIGGDDYFSYDSVRAALSRGIHVVTANKALLATYGTDLALIAKNNGAILNFEASVAGGIPVIKVLKDCLACNEVTRIYGILNGTCNYILSHMEKTGLNFIDCLHEAKVCGYAEDNSKFDINGADSAHKLSILSAIAFGLNTSIDGIDYEGISDITIDDIDAASNFGYRIKLLASVQRIGSSIIRRVYPVMLKSDTDIALVDGITNAVVIETDILGKLVMIGSGAGGNPTASAVLSDICDIAKFNLRSSSSLFLERSMSSSDNLQLSNMHEQEKEYFIRLKILNADGVLDKVIARITEKNVSWRILTCPHDDRDPQQCSVFIITHPMLELFVRNAVKHVSESSDVICSKVICIENF, encoded by the coding sequence ATGAAAGACGTTTTAAAAATTGGAGTTGCAGGTCTTGGTACAGTAGGATCTTCATTAATAAAGCTGATCCGAAGTAATGTTGATCGTCTTAGGATCTCATGTGGTTCTTTAATTGTTATTTCTGCTGTTAGTGCGCGTAATAGAAATATTGATAGGGGGGTAGATATAGTCAATATCGAATGGTTTGACGATCCTTTAGATATGGCAGAAAAAGCAGAAATCGATGTTTTTGTGGAGTTAATTGGTGGAGATGATTATTTTTCTTACGATTCTGTGCGGGCCGCTTTATCTCGAGGAATCCATGTTGTGACCGCCAACAAGGCCTTATTGGCTACTTATGGTACAGATTTGGCTTTGATAGCTAAAAATAATGGTGCTATTTTAAATTTTGAAGCATCAGTTGCTGGTGGTATTCCTGTAATCAAGGTTTTAAAAGATTGTTTAGCATGCAATGAAGTTACACGTATTTATGGAATACTGAATGGAACCTGTAATTATATTCTTTCACATATGGAAAAAACGGGATTAAATTTTATCGATTGTTTGCATGAGGCCAAAGTATGTGGTTATGCTGAAGATAATTCAAAATTTGATATAAATGGGGCTGATTCAGCGCATAAATTATCAATTTTATCTGCAATAGCTTTTGGCTTAAATACATCTATTGATGGCATAGATTATGAAGGAATTTCTGATATTACTATTGATGATATTGATGCCGCTTCCAATTTTGGTTATCGTATCAAACTTTTGGCGAGTGTCCAGCGCATAGGTAGTAGTATCATAAGAAGAGTATACCCTGTTATGTTGAAGTCAGATACCGATATTGCTTTGGTTGATGGAATAACTAATGCAGTGGTAATTGAAACGGATATTTTGGGAAAATTGGTAATGATTGGTTCTGGAGCGGGGGGTAATCCAACTGCTTCTGCAGTATTAAGTGATATTTGTGATATTGCTAAATTTAATCTAAGAAGTTCTTCATCATTGTTTTTAGAAAGATCTATGTCTTCTTCCGATAATTTACAATTAAGTAATATGCATGAACAGGAAAAGGAATATTTTATTCGTCTTAAGATACTTAATGCTGATGGTGTTTTAGATAAAGTTATTGCAAGAATAACTGAAAAGAATGTTTCTTGGCGTATATTAACTTGTCCACATGATGATAGAGATCCCCAACAGTGTTCTGTTTTTATTATAACACATCCCATGTTGGAATTATTTGTTCGGAATGCAGTAAAACATGTTAGTGAAAGCAGTGATGTGATATGTTCTAAAGTGATTTGTATTGAAAATTTTTAA
- the map gene encoding type I methionyl aminopeptidase, whose amino-acid sequence MLSSFLLQKTEAINIYKEEEIQGIREACKLAARCLDIVTTIIKPGTTTEEIDDFVFNFGIENNAIPASLNYKGYRKSCCTSINHVVCHGIPSNKSLLEGDIINVDVTYILNGWHGDTSRMYPVGKIKRAAERILQATYESLYKGIEAVKPNGKISDIGKAIQEYAHSQRCSVVKDFCGHGIGKSFHEKPEILHYYDQYCLNDISFQEGMVFTIEPMLNLGSHNVKVLSDGWTAVTRDKSLSAQYEHTVGVTKTGCEIFTSSLNGLGKP is encoded by the coding sequence ATGTTATCATCTTTTTTATTGCAAAAAACAGAAGCCATTAATATTTACAAAGAAGAAGAAATTCAGGGAATACGCGAAGCCTGTAAATTGGCAGCAAGATGTCTCGATATTGTGACAACCATAATCAAACCAGGAACAACTACTGAAGAAATTGATGATTTTGTTTTCAATTTCGGCATAGAGAACAATGCAATACCTGCATCACTCAATTATAAAGGTTATAGAAAATCGTGTTGCACTTCCATTAATCACGTTGTATGCCACGGAATACCTTCAAATAAATCTTTACTTGAGGGAGATATTATTAATGTTGACGTAACCTATATTCTAAACGGATGGCACGGTGATACTAGCCGAATGTACCCTGTTGGGAAAATAAAACGAGCAGCAGAAAGGATTCTACAAGCAACTTATGAATCTCTTTATAAGGGAATAGAAGCAGTAAAGCCAAACGGAAAAATTTCAGATATAGGAAAAGCAATACAGGAATATGCACATAGTCAACGTTGCTCTGTTGTCAAAGATTTTTGTGGACATGGAATAGGTAAATCATTTCATGAAAAACCAGAAATTCTTCACTACTATGATCAATATTGCCTTAATGATATTAGTTTTCAAGAAGGTATGGTTTTTACGATAGAGCCAATGCTAAATTTGGGATCTCACAATGTCAAAGTATTATCAGATGGATGGACTGCTGTCACTCGAGATAAATCTTTATCAGCACAATATGAACATACAGTCGGGGTTACAAAAACAGGATGTGAAATTTTTACATCATCTCTAAATGGATTAGGTAAGCCATAA
- the tig gene encoding trigger factor, protein MQVIENVSDGLKRELDIILSSDQLIDSFNERLEDIKSKANIKGFRPGKVPLSHIKSMYGKSILSEIVDETIKEKVPDILSKRNDRAAMQPNIVINDGQEDVLSLLLQGSVDLKLSLSYEVMPEIEIQPFDDLVITREICDIDQSEINKHALEIAENNRSFEVKDGVSSVGDRITIDYNIAVDDMVLKDHSKENFQFILGSDDIFSISTDSFVGTKVGDSKKIDFSFPDDYYVESLAGKNAIFSFSIKKIEFADPAVVNDDLAIRLGLESESKMIEMVSKQLNHRIEMISRQKIKRQILDYLDNKYQFDVPESLVNAEYNSILQHVKSEISASGQNIEDNDVLKEEDLRDYKILANRRVRSGIVLGTIGSKQSIQVTDDEMKSAISQHLRRFPGREKQMIEYFQKNSSAIDSIRAPIFEEKVIDYFISEVKIVDNKLSMKQFLSNPHGISDYFSQDEDSNKSS, encoded by the coding sequence ATGCAGGTTATTGAAAATGTTTCAGATGGTCTAAAAAGAGAATTAGATATAATTTTATCATCAGATCAATTGATTGATAGTTTTAATGAACGTCTTGAAGATATAAAGAGTAAGGCTAATATTAAAGGTTTTAGACCAGGGAAAGTTCCTCTTTCCCATATTAAATCCATGTATGGAAAATCTATTCTATCTGAAATAGTTGATGAAACAATTAAAGAAAAAGTCCCTGATATCCTATCAAAAAGAAATGATAGAGCTGCAATGCAGCCTAATATTGTGATTAATGACGGCCAAGAAGATGTATTATCGCTTTTATTACAGGGATCTGTTGATTTAAAATTAAGTTTATCTTATGAAGTTATGCCTGAAATTGAGATACAGCCTTTTGATGATTTAGTAATAACTCGTGAAATTTGTGATATTGATCAGAGTGAAATTAATAAACATGCTCTTGAAATTGCAGAAAATAATAGATCATTTGAGGTAAAAGATGGAGTTTCTTCTGTCGGTGATAGGATTACTATAGACTATAATATTGCAGTGGATGATATGGTTTTAAAAGATCATTCCAAAGAAAATTTTCAATTTATTTTAGGATCTGACGATATTTTCTCTATATCAACTGATTCTTTTGTCGGGACAAAAGTTGGTGATAGTAAAAAAATTGATTTTTCTTTCCCTGATGATTATTACGTTGAGAGCTTGGCTGGGAAAAATGCTATCTTTAGCTTTTCTATAAAGAAAATCGAATTTGCTGATCCTGCTGTCGTTAATGATGATTTGGCAATTAGACTAGGTTTGGAATCAGAAAGTAAGATGATAGAGATGGTATCTAAGCAACTTAATCATCGAATTGAAATGATCTCTCGACAAAAAATCAAACGTCAGATCCTAGATTATTTAGACAATAAGTATCAGTTTGATGTTCCTGAATCTCTAGTAAATGCTGAATATAATAGTATTTTGCAACATGTTAAGTCTGAAATTAGTGCTTCTGGGCAAAATATTGAAGATAATGATGTGTTGAAAGAGGAGGATTTGCGAGATTATAAAATATTAGCAAATCGTCGTGTTCGTTCTGGTATCGTTTTGGGAACAATTGGCTCAAAGCAAAGTATACAAGTTACAGATGATGAAATGAAGTCAGCTATATCTCAACATCTTCGTCGTTTTCCAGGAAGAGAAAAACAAATGATTGAGTATTTTCAGAAAAATAGTAGTGCCATAGATTCTATTCGTGCTCCAATATTTGAGGAGAAGGTCATTGATTATTTTATATCTGAAGTAAAAATAGTAGATAATAAATTAAGTATGAAGCAGTTTTTATCTAATCCTCATGGAATAAGCGATTATTTTTCTCAAGATGAAGATTCAAATAAGTCATCTTGA
- the ctrA gene encoding response regulator transcription factor CtrA produces MRVLIIEDDSALAHSIELMLKSENFNVYVTNLGEEGVDLGKIYDYDIILLDINLPDISGYEVLRTLRAAKITTPVCILSGMSSIDDKVRGLESGADDYIGKPLNKSELVARIHAIVRRSRGHAQSVIVTGDLVVNLDTKNVEVKGHRIHLTGKEYQMMELLSLRKNTTLTKEMFLNYLYDGMDEPEVKIIDVFICKLRKKLSSAADGKNHIETVWGRGYVLREYEVNSQSPEYLEQIA; encoded by the coding sequence ATGCGGGTTCTAATTATAGAAGATGATAGCGCCTTAGCACACAGTATAGAACTGATGCTGAAATCAGAAAATTTTAATGTCTATGTAACCAATCTAGGTGAAGAAGGCGTTGATTTGGGCAAGATTTACGATTACGATATAATCCTTCTTGATATCAATCTTCCAGATATATCCGGGTACGAAGTACTAAGAACATTAAGAGCAGCAAAAATTACTACTCCTGTTTGCATACTATCTGGTATGTCCAGTATAGATGATAAAGTAAGAGGACTAGAGTCAGGAGCAGATGATTACATAGGGAAACCTCTTAATAAAAGTGAGTTAGTAGCAAGAATACATGCTATCGTACGTAGATCTCGCGGACATGCTCAATCAGTAATTGTTACAGGTGATTTAGTAGTTAATCTTGATACCAAAAATGTAGAAGTTAAAGGACATAGAATCCATCTTACAGGAAAAGAATATCAAATGATGGAATTACTCTCCTTACGCAAGAACACTACATTGACAAAGGAAATGTTCCTAAATTATTTGTATGATGGTATGGATGAGCCAGAAGTGAAGATTATTGATGTGTTTATATGCAAACTGCGTAAGAAACTAAGCAGTGCTGCAGATGGTAAAAACCACATAGAAACTGTATGGGGTAGAGGCTATGTATTACGGGAATATGAAGTAAATAGCCAGTCACCAGAATATCTAGAACAAATAGCCTGA
- a CDS encoding histidine phosphotransferase family protein — MIKNICFNHSAADLSALLCSRICHDLISPIGAISNGLELLDDAGIEEEAMQLIRMSSKHAISRLKFARLAFGHPGYTSSNFNLTEIKDIIKDFVSIDNKVDISWISSQVSISKQNAKLLLNLFMIAYVSLPKTGNIRIYIEHSAKEDVFSLEISGVLVQFPEKFIKIISGNMDYEIDSYDVQFYYTALLAYESNVELFHHIIDDKKNRFSAVIKKQV; from the coding sequence GCATTGCTTTGTAGCCGTATTTGTCATGATTTAATTTCTCCAATAGGTGCAATTAGTAACGGTTTGGAATTACTAGATGATGCTGGGATTGAAGAGGAGGCAATGCAATTAATTCGCATGAGTTCTAAACATGCTATAAGTCGTCTTAAGTTTGCTAGATTGGCTTTTGGACATCCTGGTTATACTAGCTCTAACTTTAATCTAACTGAAATAAAAGATATTATAAAAGATTTTGTTTCTATTGATAATAAGGTGGATATATCTTGGATAAGTAGTCAAGTTAGCATTTCCAAACAAAATGCTAAGCTATTATTAAACCTTTTTATGATAGCGTATGTTTCTCTTCCTAAGACTGGTAATATAAGAATATACATAGAACATTCAGCTAAAGAGGATGTTTTTTCTTTGGAAATAAGCGGTGTTTTGGTTCAATTCCCTGAAAAATTTATTAAAATTATATCAGGAAATATGGATTATGAAATTGATTCATACGATGTGCAATTTTATTACACTGCGTTATTAGCTTATGAAAGTAATGTAGAGTTATTTCATCATATTATAGATGATAAAAAAAATAGATTTTCTGCAGTAATAAAAAAACAAGTTTGA
- the recJ gene encoding single-stranded-DNA-specific exonuclease RecJ, whose product MACRSFLSVDCSISGLRWLSLLGQDEINQALKIAQVHEIPDIIARVLSARHVTSDLAKDFLNPSMRMLMPDPKRLTDCEKASYRIVKAIYDSENIAIFGDYDVDGAVSVALMSRFFSYLGINSNNYIPDRILDGYGPTPKLIEKLISEGATLIITVDCGSTSQDAIQFAANKGIDVIVIDHHQMETKTSFAYALVNPNRWDDLSNQGHLCAAGVVFLVLVFICRILRQDKKIPMEHVDLLSLLDLVALATICDVVPLIGLNRAYVKKGLIVARKKCNPGLKALIECINISEPITAEHLGFMIGPRINAGGRIGEANLGSRLLISNDQKELEALAMKLDVLNQNRRIMESAMLEQAESEVMEEYKDISGASIIVVTGDGWHPGIVGLIAARLKEKFNRPTFAISFSPNGNGIGSGRSIDGFDIGKMVSLAVEQGLLIKGGGHAMAAGLTVERTNLNRLKNFFHKFAEDIIPNLIATPILKIDGALNASAVNVELIDMLETAGPYGSSNPNPVFAFPFHRLKNVRIVKLDHIQMIFESQDSSTIKGIAFRVYGTPLGDFLIKSCGELMHIAGRLCVNYYKGKKYAQIHVLDASPV is encoded by the coding sequence ATGGCTTGTCGGTCTTTTTTAAGTGTAGACTGTTCTATTTCTGGATTACGTTGGCTATCTTTATTAGGGCAAGATGAAATTAATCAGGCTCTAAAAATTGCTCAAGTTCACGAAATTCCCGATATTATCGCTCGTGTGCTATCTGCCCGCCATGTTACTAGCGATTTAGCTAAAGATTTTCTTAATCCTAGCATGCGAATGTTGATGCCAGATCCAAAAAGGCTAACAGATTGTGAAAAAGCATCATATCGTATTGTTAAAGCGATTTATGATTCTGAAAATATAGCAATCTTTGGTGACTATGATGTAGACGGAGCTGTCTCAGTCGCCTTAATGTCTAGATTTTTCTCATATCTTGGAATTAATTCTAATAATTATATTCCAGATCGTATCTTAGATGGATATGGCCCTACTCCTAAATTAATTGAAAAGCTAATATCAGAAGGAGCAACGCTTATAATTACAGTAGATTGTGGCTCTACCAGTCAAGATGCTATTCAATTTGCTGCCAATAAAGGGATTGATGTCATAGTTATTGATCATCATCAAATGGAAACAAAAACATCATTTGCTTATGCTTTAGTAAATCCAAACCGCTGGGACGATTTATCTAATCAAGGACATTTATGTGCAGCTGGGGTCGTATTCCTAGTTCTTGTGTTTATTTGTCGCATTCTGCGACAAGATAAAAAAATACCAATGGAACACGTTGATTTATTGTCTCTATTAGATCTTGTCGCACTTGCAACAATATGTGACGTTGTACCTTTAATTGGATTAAATAGAGCATATGTAAAAAAAGGATTGATAGTTGCTCGTAAAAAATGCAATCCAGGACTTAAAGCATTAATTGAATGTATCAATATTTCTGAGCCTATAACAGCTGAACATTTGGGATTTATGATAGGTCCACGTATCAATGCTGGAGGAAGAATCGGAGAAGCAAATCTTGGAAGCCGTTTGTTGATATCAAATGATCAGAAAGAACTTGAAGCACTTGCTATGAAATTAGATGTTCTTAATCAGAACCGTCGTATTATGGAATCTGCAATGCTCGAACAGGCAGAATCCGAAGTTATGGAGGAATATAAAGATATTTCAGGCGCTTCTATCATAGTTGTAACAGGAGATGGTTGGCATCCTGGCATTGTTGGTTTAATTGCAGCACGATTGAAAGAAAAGTTCAATAGACCAACCTTTGCAATTTCATTTAGTCCTAATGGCAATGGAATCGGCTCAGGAAGATCTATAGATGGATTTGATATCGGGAAAATGGTTTCACTAGCAGTTGAACAAGGACTTTTAATAAAAGGCGGCGGACATGCTATGGCAGCAGGATTAACCGTAGAACGAACAAATTTAAACCGATTGAAAAATTTCTTTCATAAATTTGCAGAAGATATTATACCCAATTTAATAGCAACTCCAATTTTAAAAATAGATGGCGCTCTTAATGCATCCGCAGTAAATGTAGAACTAATTGATATGTTAGAAACAGCAGGACCTTATGGATCTAGCAATCCTAATCCTGTTTTTGCATTTCCCTTTCACAGGCTAAAGAATGTTCGCATTGTTAAATTAGATCACATCCAAATGATCTTTGAATCACAAGATTCATCGACTATTAAAGGGATTGCTTTTCGCGTATATGGCACCCCTCTTGGAGATTTCTTAATTAAATCTTGCGGAGAATTAATGCATATAGCAGGTCGTTTATGTGTTAATTACTATAAAGGAAAAAAATATGCTCAAATACATGTATTAGATGCTTCACCAGTATGA
- the rpmE gene encoding 50S ribosomal protein L31: MKPNIHPDSHLITVVMTDGTEYQTHSTWKKEGSVMKLDIDSISHSAWTGGKQKITDRGGQVSKFKKRFLVYQ; the protein is encoded by the coding sequence ATGAAGCCAAATATCCATCCAGATTCTCATTTAATAACGGTCGTAATGACTGATGGAACAGAATACCAAACTCATTCCACTTGGAAAAAAGAAGGATCTGTTATGAAACTTGATATTGATTCCATCTCACATTCAGCTTGGACTGGAGGAAAACAGAAAATTACTGACCGTGGGGGACAAGTATCAAAATTCAAAAAACGTTTTTTGGTTTACCAATAG
- the radC gene encoding RadC family protein: MINSNANHSNMTKIDHIGHRKRLRDRFFKVGEASLADYEILELILFRLIPRRDTKSVAKALLKRFNILGGVFGAPINLLQEIQGIGKNVALDLNLISIASQRILKEKIINGKVLDSWPTLIDYCKVTLAHEEREQFRILFLNKRNILIADELQTKGTVDHTPVYIREIVRRCLELSATAIILVHNHPSGNPTPSSADIGMTQNIISALNHLNIEVHDHIIVGKNNTISFKGLRII; the protein is encoded by the coding sequence ATGATAAATTCTAACGCAAATCATTCAAATATGACTAAAATAGATCATATTGGACACCGTAAGCGTCTAAGAGATCGTTTCTTTAAAGTAGGAGAAGCTTCATTAGCAGATTATGAGATATTGGAATTAATACTTTTTAGACTTATTCCACGCAGAGATACTAAATCGGTAGCTAAAGCACTTCTAAAACGCTTTAATATATTAGGAGGTGTATTTGGAGCTCCAATAAATCTTTTGCAAGAAATTCAAGGAATTGGCAAAAATGTTGCACTTGATCTCAATTTAATATCAATAGCATCTCAAAGAATTTTAAAAGAAAAAATCATCAATGGAAAAGTCCTTGATTCTTGGCCAACTCTGATTGATTATTGCAAAGTGACACTAGCCCATGAAGAGCGCGAACAGTTTCGCATATTGTTCTTAAATAAGCGTAATATATTAATCGCAGACGAGTTACAAACCAAAGGAACAGTTGATCATACACCTGTATACATACGTGAAATTGTACGTCGCTGCTTAGAACTTTCTGCAACCGCTATAATCCTTGTTCATAACCATCCAAGCGGCAATCCAACACCTTCTAGCGCTGATATTGGAATGACTCAAAACATTATATCAGCACTTAATCATCTCAATATTGAAGTTCATGATCATATAATTGTCGGGAAAAATAATACTATAAGCTTTAAAGGATTACGAATAATTTGA
- a CDS encoding branched-chain amino acid ABC transporter permease, producing the protein MSLFIPKVRFLKKNINNIWYSLFAIYPIAVVSFFNSSKAYRYIDGVGINILIYVILAWGLSILVGTTGLLSLNYIIAYAVGAYSYTILGIWYDISPLLLLPISALIAGLSGVILGLPSLILRGDLFALITFTMTEIFQTFLTQKKVLTGGKSGIYLPDHLMFLGLKIKRVMGFLNLPYSSLYFKIFLYYILLALCFLSVWIISKFRSSYTGSILRNIRDNHKSFFKFNTNVVSAKLSAFIVSSILAGACGALFATTHGFIAPKFFNNSESLIVLSFVILGGMTSFYRIAGVVIVLICSIEIFCGVNLLGTLLKFDCSVDVRHRTLMIVSLFLVVIVRSYSLSRLRHPSPFLESKR; encoded by the coding sequence ATGTCGTTATTTATACCTAAAGTAAGATTTTTGAAAAAAAACATTAATAATATTTGGTATTCATTATTTGCGATATATCCTATTGCCGTTGTATCTTTTTTCAACTCTAGTAAAGCTTATCGATATATTGATGGTGTTGGGATTAATATTCTAATATATGTAATTCTTGCATGGGGGCTGAGTATTTTGGTTGGCACTACTGGGTTACTAAGCCTTAATTATATTATTGCATATGCTGTAGGTGCATATTCTTATACTATATTAGGCATTTGGTATGATATTTCTCCATTATTGTTGTTGCCTATATCTGCATTAATTGCAGGTCTATCTGGGGTGATTTTAGGGCTTCCTTCTCTCATATTACGGGGTGATTTATTTGCTTTGATCACATTTACTATGACTGAAATTTTTCAAACCTTTCTGACACAAAAGAAAGTATTGACTGGTGGTAAAAGCGGTATTTATCTTCCTGATCATTTGATGTTTCTAGGACTAAAGATTAAGAGAGTTATGGGCTTTTTAAATTTGCCATACTCATCGTTGTATTTTAAGATATTTTTATATTACATATTGTTGGCCTTATGTTTTTTATCAGTATGGATTATATCTAAATTTCGATCTTCCTATACTGGAAGTATTTTGAGAAATATTAGAGATAATCACAAGTCATTTTTCAAATTTAATACAAATGTTGTTTCTGCAAAATTATCTGCCTTTATTGTCAGTTCTATATTAGCAGGTGCTTGTGGTGCCTTATTCGCAACTACTCATGGATTTATTGCTCCAAAGTTTTTTAATAATTCTGAATCTTTGATTGTTTTATCTTTTGTTATTCTTGGAGGTATGACTTCGTTTTATAGAATAGCAGGAGTGGTTATCGTTTTGATATGTAGTATAGAAATTTTTTGTGGAGTTAATTTGTTAGGGACTTTATTGAAATTTGATTGTTCTGTTGATGTACGCCATAGAACTTTAATGATTGTTTCATTGTTTTTAGTCGTAATTGTTAGATCTTATTCTTTAAGCAGATTAAGACATCCTTCTCCTTTTTTAGAATCAAAAAGATGA
- a CDS encoding cold-shock protein, giving the protein MATKDSVNITSELTEISGVVKWFDIIRGFGFISPSDSHKHIGDILLHVTCLRRDGYHTISAGDIITSMVQKGECGYQVFKILSMAKSVSRNVLMSPDGEISNETLHMRGILPAVVKWFDRSKKFGFLAVKGIEKDVFIHIETVRKCSLSGIYPKQAVFIRLDNGAKGPTAVEIYLNTSQSYA; this is encoded by the coding sequence GTGGCTACTAAAGATAGTGTGAACATTACTTCCGAATTAACTGAGATCAGTGGTGTTGTAAAGTGGTTTGATATCATCAGAGGCTTTGGTTTTATTTCTCCTAGTGATAGTCATAAACATATAGGTGATATCTTATTGCATGTAACTTGTCTTCGTCGAGATGGATATCATACTATTTCAGCAGGTGATATTATAACTTCTATGGTTCAAAAAGGTGAGTGCGGTTATCAAGTTTTTAAAATTTTATCTATGGCAAAATCTGTATCTCGTAACGTTTTAATGTCCCCTGATGGTGAAATTAGTAATGAAACCTTGCATATGCGAGGCATTCTCCCTGCAGTTGTTAAATGGTTTGATCGTTCAAAAAAATTTGGTTTTTTGGCTGTAAAAGGGATTGAAAAAGATGTTTTTATTCATATAGAAACTGTCCGCAAGTGCTCATTGTCGGGGATATATCCCAAACAAGCCGTGTTTATCAGATTAGATAACGGAGCAAAGGGACCAACTGCTGTTGAGATATATCTTAATACATCTCAATCCTATGCTTAA
- a CDS encoding response regulator codes for MPRLLLIDPSNIIRKVGRKLFSDFGFIAFDFSNLYDARKFFIEEPLPDYIIIDESIEGVLEFIADVRKMPLGANVFIYYLLVEVDFEKMIAGAKAGANSFLLKPFNRETLKFAMKTIPQMQQL; via the coding sequence ATGCCAAGACTTCTTCTGATTGATCCTTCTAATATTATTAGGAAGGTTGGTAGGAAGCTTTTTAGTGATTTTGGTTTTATTGCTTTTGATTTTTCTAATTTATATGATGCCAGAAAGTTCTTTATTGAAGAGCCATTGCCAGACTATATAATTATTGATGAATCTATAGAAGGTGTTTTGGAATTTATTGCAGATGTAAGGAAAATGCCTTTGGGAGCTAATGTTTTCATTTATTATTTGCTTGTTGAAGTTGACTTTGAAAAGATGATAGCAGGAGCTAAAGCTGGTGCAAATAGCTTTCTATTAAAGCCATTTAATCGAGAAACCCTCAAATTTGCTATGAAGACTATTCCTCAGATGCAGCAATTATAA
- a CDS encoding DUF1153 domain-containing protein, with translation MTERLQSCIKYVIGPDGSPLTIANLPPPNTRRWVVRRKAEVVAAVQGGLLSLEEACQIYNLTVEEFLSWQSSVTQYGLDGLRTTRIQKYR, from the coding sequence ATGACTGAAAGATTACAATCTTGTATAAAATATGTAATTGGACCAGATGGTAGCCCTCTTACTATAGCGAATCTTCCTCCGCCCAACACAAGACGTTGGGTTGTAAGAAGAAAGGCAGAAGTAGTAGCAGCAGTACAGGGCGGACTATTAAGCCTTGAAGAAGCATGTCAGATTTATAACCTTACTGTGGAAGAATTCCTTTCATGGCAATCATCTGTTACACAATACGGACTAGATGGACTACGCACAACTAGAATACAAAAATATAGATAA